The window CCTTGGCCTTTCCGTAGCCCACACCGACGGTGCCGTCGCCGTCGCCCACGATCACCAGGGCGGTGAAGCTGAAGCGACGACCACCCTTGACAACCTTGGCGACACGGTTGATCGCGACGACCCGCTCGATGTGCGGCGTCTTCTCGACGGGCGCGTTTCCGCGGCCGCCCTCACGGCGGTTGTCGCGGCGACCACCCTCGTTGCCACCCGACCCGCCGCCACGGCGCTGTTGACCTGGCATCAGCGGCCTTCCTTATCTCTCGTGACGGGGTTACTAACTTGCGATCCTCGTCCGACGCGCATCAGACGCCCGTCAGAACTCGAGCCCGGCTTCGCGGGCGGCGTCGGCAAGCGCGGCGATCCGCCCCGCGTACCGGTTGCCACCGCGGTCGAAGACGACCTTGGAGATGCCGGCGGCCTTGGCCCGCTCGGCCAGCAGAGCGCCGACCTTGCCGGCCAGGGCGCTCTTGTCGCCCTCGCCGCCGCGGAGCGACGTGTCCAGGCTCGACGCCGACGCCAGGGTGTGCCCCTTGGTGTCGTCGACCACCTGGGCCGTGATGTTCCGCAGCGAGCGGGTGACGACCAACCGGGGACGGTCGGAGGTACCGCTGACGTTCTTGCGGACCCGGAAGTGTCGCCGCGCCCGCCCAACGGCGCGCTTGGCGGCAACGCCGCGACGGCGCTTGAGCAGCGTGGCGCTCACTTCTTACCTGCCTTTCCAGCCTTGCGGCGGATGACCTCGCCCTGGTACTTCACGCCCTTGCCCTTGTAGGGCTCCGGCGGCCGGATCTTCCGGATCTTGGCGGCAACCTCACCGACCTGCTGCTTGTCGATGCCGGCCACGTGGAACAGGGTCGGCCGTTCGACGGTGAAGGTGATCCCGTCCGGAGCCGGAACCAGCACCGGGTGCGAGAACCCGAGTGCGAACTCGAGGTCCTTGCCCTTGGCGGTGACCCGGTAACCGGTGCCGGCGATCTCCAGCGTCTTGCGGTAACCCTCGGTGACCCCGACGATCATGTTGGCCACGAGGGTACGGCTCAGGCCGTGCAGCTCCTTGGCGCGACGCTCGTCGTTGGGACGGGTCACCTCCAGCTGGCCATCCTCGG of the Micromonospora sp. NBC_01796 genome contains:
- the rplR gene encoding 50S ribosomal protein L18; translation: MSATLLKRRRGVAAKRAVGRARRHFRVRKNVSGTSDRPRLVVTRSLRNITAQVVDDTKGHTLASASSLDTSLRGGEGDKSALAGKVGALLAERAKAAGISKVVFDRGGNRYAGRIAALADAAREAGLEF
- the rplF gene encoding 50S ribosomal protein L6, which translates into the protein MSRIGRKLIPVPAGVDVTITGPTVKVKGPKGELSHTLAEPIAAERAEDGQLEVTRPNDERRAKELHGLSRTLVANMIVGVTEGYRKTLEIAGTGYRVTAKGKDLEFALGFSHPVLVPAPDGITFTVERPTLFHVAGIDKQQVGEVAAKIRKIRPPEPYKGKGVKYQGEVIRRKAGKAGKK